Below is a window of bacterium DNA.
GTGCTGACCGACGCCGGGCTCCGGGAGAAACTGCTGCGGGCGCAGGACCGCCGCCTGGCCCGGTTCCGGGATTTTCCCTTCCGCGAGGCCTGGCTGGAGGTGCTTGCGCCCCTGCTCGCCCCGGCCTGAGGAGCTTTTTCGGGGTATCCGGCGGCCGGAACTGGGTTATAATGGCCCCGGTTTGCCGGCCGCGGACGAAATTCGGCGCCGGCACGCCGGAACTGTCGCCTATGCTCAAGACCATCCGGGAACTATGCCGCTGGCGGGACCTGATCAGGAACATGGTCCTGCGCAACCTCCGGGTCCGCTACAAGGGCTCGGTGCTGGGGTTTCTCTGGACCATGATCAGCCCCCTGTTCATGATGCTGATCTACTTCCTCTTCCTGCGCCTGCTGCGGATCCCCATCGACCTCCCCGAGCTTTTGATCGGGATCCTGGCCTGGACCTTCTTCGCCACCTGCCTCTCCGACGCGGTCGTGGTCATCACCGCCGCGCCGTCCCTGGTGAAGCGCACCCCCTTCCCCAAGCTGGTCATGCCCGCGGCCATGATCCTGGCCAACCTCATCAACTTCCTCCTCTCCCTCCTGGTCCTGGCCGGCTTTCTCGCCGTCTCCATCATCTTCTTCGGCTACCGCTCGGCGGCGGGCTGGTCGCTGCTCGCCCTCCCCGGGGTCATCATCCTCAACCTCGCCCTGGTGGCGGGACTGAGCAGTTTCCTGGCCTGCCTCAACGTCTACTTCCGCGACACCGAGCACCTCATCTCCATCCTCCTCCTGGCCTGGTTCTTCATGACCCCGATCATGTACCCCCTGGAGCGGGCCCTGGGCAGCCTCTCCCCGGCGCTCTTCAGCCTCTACTGCCTCAACCCCATGGTGGCGGTGGTCTCCCTCTACCGTTTCGTCTTCCTGGGCACGGCGCCGCCGGCCGCGGCCGGATTCTATATCTCCATGGCCGTCTGCCTGCTGACGATGGTCCTGGGGACGGCCTTCTTCCTCCGCCGCGAACCTTACTTCGCCGACGAGCTGTAGGATGAGTTCGATACGGGTCACGGAAATGAGCAAAAAATTCCGGCTCCGCCACGCCCGCGGCGAGTCGCAGGAAAAGGCCCTGTTCCGCCGGCTCCTGCGCCGGGAGAGCCGCGACGATTTCTGGGCCCTGCGGGACGTCTCCTTCTCCGTCGACCCCGGGGAGACGGTGGGCGTGATCGGGCCCAACGGCTCGGGGAAGTCCACCCTTCTCTCCATCCTGGCCCGGACCATGGTCCCCACCCGGGGGACGGTCGCGACGGCGGGGACGGTGAGCAGCCTCCTCGAACTGGGGGCGGGGTTCCACCCCTACCTGACCGGGCGCGAGAACATCTTCCTCAACGGCTCCATCCTGGGCATGTCCCAGAAGACCGTGGCCGAGCGCTTCCGCGGGATCGTCGAGTTTTCCGAGCTGGGCGAATTCATCGACAGCCCCCTGCGCTCCTACTCCTCGGGCATGGCGGTCCGCCTCGGGTTCTCCGTCGCCGCCGCCGCCGACCCCGACATCCTCCTGGTCGACGAGGTCCTGGCGGTGGGCGACGAATCCTTCCAGAAGAAAAGCGGCCGCAAGATGCGGGAGTTCAAGGAAGCCGGGAAGACCATCGTCGTCGTCTCCCACGACATGAACATGATCCGCTCCTTCTGCGACCGGGTCGTCTACCTCCGGCAGGGACGGGTCGTCTTCGACGGCCCCACGGGCGACGCCGTCGGGACCTACATCCGCGACGTCCAGGCCCACCTGGCCCAGGGGGGCGAGGGGCTCAAGGTCCGGCACGAGTGGGGCGACCGGCGCGTCGAGATCGACGGCGTCGAGATCACCGACGGCCGGGGCCGCTCCGAGCTGGAACTGGAGGGGGGGGGCGACCTGATCGTCACCGTGGCCTTCACGGCCCGCGAGCCCGTGAAGGACCCCGTCTTCGGGTTCGCCATCCACGACCTCGACCACACCCTCTGCTTCGGGAGCAACACCCAGATGGCGGATTTTCACATCCCCGCGATCGCGGGCTCGGGAAAGGTCAGGTTCCGGCTCCGTTCCCTGCCCCTGCTCACGGGCCGGTTCCTCCTCTCCCTCTCCATCCATTCCCAGGACCATTTGAC
It encodes the following:
- a CDS encoding ABC transporter permease translates to MAPVCRPRTKFGAGTPELSPMLKTIRELCRWRDLIRNMVLRNLRVRYKGSVLGFLWTMISPLFMMLIYFLFLRLLRIPIDLPELLIGILAWTFFATCLSDAVVVITAAPSLVKRTPFPKLVMPAAMILANLINFLLSLLVLAGFLAVSIIFFGYRSAAGWSLLALPGVIILNLALVAGLSSFLACLNVYFRDTEHLISILLLAWFFMTPIMYPLERALGSLSPALFSLYCLNPMVAVVSLYRFVFLGTAPPAAAGFYISMAVCLLTMVLGTAFFLRREPYFADEL
- a CDS encoding ABC transporter ATP-binding protein, encoding MSSIRVTEMSKKFRLRHARGESQEKALFRRLLRRESRDDFWALRDVSFSVDPGETVGVIGPNGSGKSTLLSILARTMVPTRGTVATAGTVSSLLELGAGFHPYLTGRENIFLNGSILGMSQKTVAERFRGIVEFSELGEFIDSPLRSYSSGMAVRLGFSVAAAADPDILLVDEVLAVGDESFQKKSGRKMREFKEAGKTIVVVSHDMNMIRSFCDRVVYLRQGRVVFDGPTGDAVGTYIRDVQAHLAQGGEGLKVRHEWGDRRVEIDGVEITDGRGRSELELEGGGDLIVTVAFTAREPVKDPVFGFAIHDLDHTLCFGSNTQMADFHIPAIAGSGKVRFRLRSLPLLTGRFLLSLSIHSQDHLTSYHRREFYYPLSVVAAGEGAGIFGVPVEWEFLPQPEPEHQGS